Proteins encoded together in one Candidatus Sulfotelmatobacter sp. window:
- a CDS encoding hydrolase: protein MAPALHLAPPAADYAEIARRPLEAEQCVLIVIDIQEKLLPPIYQCEQLVRNAQVLIRAAGILKIPALVSTQYAKGLGGTVPELTSLLAGTEAIDKTLFSCFGSDEFCSVLKRLPGQRNTLLLCGMESHICVAQTALAALREGYLVHVASDAVGSRTEWNWKIGLDRVRSAGAVISSTEMMIYELMRSSSSAAFKELLPHLKSL from the coding sequence ATGGCCCCAGCCCTTCACTTGGCTCCGCCTGCCGCAGACTATGCCGAAATCGCGCGCCGCCCACTCGAAGCTGAACAATGCGTGCTGATCGTCATTGACATCCAGGAGAAGTTGCTGCCCCCGATTTATCAATGCGAGCAATTGGTTCGGAATGCGCAGGTGCTGATTCGCGCGGCTGGAATTCTAAAGATCCCGGCTCTTGTGAGCACGCAGTACGCGAAGGGATTAGGCGGGACTGTGCCGGAACTCACCTCCCTGCTGGCCGGGACCGAGGCGATCGACAAGACTTTGTTTTCCTGTTTCGGCAGCGACGAGTTTTGCAGCGTGCTGAAGCGCCTGCCCGGGCAGCGCAACACATTGCTGCTCTGCGGCATGGAAAGCCACATTTGCGTGGCGCAAACCGCGCTGGCAGCTCTGCGCGAGGGATATCTCGTTCACGTGGCATCGGACGCGGTCGGTTCTCGCACAGAGTGGAACTGGAAGATCGGTTTGGACCGCGTGCGCTCCGCCGGCGCGGTAATTTCCTCGACCGAGATGATGATTTATGAATTGATGCGATCGAGTTCGTCGGCGGCGTTCAAGGAACTGTTGCCGCATCTGAAGTCTTTGTAG
- the hypD gene encoding hydrogenase formation protein HypD, with the protein MKFLSEYRDQKAAERLSRAIWEKATRPWTIMEICGGQTHTIVKSGLEDLLPKDITLVHGPGCPVCVTPIELIDKAVAIAHRPEVIFCSFGDMLRVPGSAKSLFDAKAEGADVRIVYSPLDALKIAKQNPQREVVFFAVGFETTAPANAMAAWQADYDHIENFSLLVSHVLVPPAMEALLSSDKCVVQGFLAAGHVCTVMGYEEYFPIAERYQVPIVVTGFEPLDILEGILMTVSQLEEGRHEVENQYARATRREGNRPAQERIMQVFEVVNRQWRGLGEIAASGFQLRGRFQKHDANRRFPFNGVPAQESPECISGLILQGIKKPHECPAFAVKCTPENPLGAPMVSSEGACAAYYHYGRRQANDHQSNDRVQPELSGTQSR; encoded by the coding sequence GTGAAATTCCTCAGTGAATATCGCGATCAGAAAGCTGCCGAACGACTGTCGCGCGCCATCTGGGAAAAAGCGACACGTCCGTGGACGATCATGGAGATCTGCGGCGGCCAGACTCATACGATCGTCAAGAGCGGACTGGAAGACTTGTTGCCGAAGGACATTACGCTCGTACACGGCCCTGGCTGCCCGGTCTGCGTCACGCCGATCGAATTGATCGATAAGGCCGTGGCCATTGCGCATCGTCCGGAAGTCATCTTCTGTTCGTTCGGCGATATGCTGCGCGTGCCGGGCTCGGCGAAGAGTCTGTTCGACGCCAAGGCGGAAGGCGCCGATGTTCGCATCGTGTACTCGCCGCTCGACGCCTTGAAAATCGCGAAGCAGAATCCTCAGCGCGAGGTTGTTTTCTTTGCGGTGGGTTTTGAAACTACGGCGCCCGCAAATGCCATGGCCGCGTGGCAGGCCGATTACGATCACATAGAAAACTTCTCGCTGCTGGTTTCGCACGTGCTGGTTCCTCCGGCGATGGAAGCTCTGCTCTCGTCCGACAAGTGCGTGGTACAGGGATTTCTGGCGGCGGGGCACGTGTGCACGGTTATGGGCTACGAAGAGTATTTCCCGATTGCCGAGCGCTACCAGGTTCCCATTGTGGTGACCGGTTTTGAGCCACTCGATATTTTGGAAGGAATTCTCATGACGGTCAGCCAACTGGAAGAAGGCCGCCATGAAGTGGAGAACCAATACGCGCGCGCAACTCGGCGGGAAGGGAACCGGCCCGCGCAGGAAAGAATCATGCAAGTGTTCGAAGTTGTGAACAGGCAATGGCGCGGTTTGGGCGAGATCGCAGCCAGCGGATTTCAATTGCGCGGACGCTTCCAGAAACATGACGCCAACCGGCGCTTCCCATTCAACGGCGTTCCCGCGCAAGAATCGCCGGAGTGCATCAGCGGATTGATTCTGCAAGGCATTAAAAAGCCACACGAATGTCCGGCCTTTGCTGTGAAGTGTACGCCGGAGAATCCGCTGGGCGCTCCCATGGTGTCGTCGGAGGGAGCGTGCGCGGCCTATTATCACTACGGCAGGCGGCAAGCCAATGACCATCAAAGCAATGACCGAGTTCAACCTGAGCTGTCCGGTACCCAAAGTCGCTGA
- the katG gene encoding catalase/peroxidase HPI — translation MSEDKQVLAGVPGPGNTEPEVSTEAKCPVMHGAHSHTVTGPLSNEQWWPNQLNLKMLHQHSSLSDPMDKEFNYAEEFKSLDLNAVIKDLHALMTNSQDWWPADFGHYGGLFIRMAWHSAGTYRIHDGRGGAGSGQQRFAPLNSWPDNVNLDKARRLLWPIKQKYGRKISWADLMVLTGNVALESMGFKTFGFGGGRADVWEPEEYVYWGPETEWLGDKRYIGDRELENPLGAVQMGLIYVNPEGPNGKPDPVAAARDIRETFARMAMNDEETVALIAGGHTFGKTHGAADTKKYVGPEPEGAAIEDQGLGWKNSFGNGNGDQTISSGLEVTWTTTPTKWSNNFFTSLFSYEWELTKSPAGAQQWTPKNGAGAGTVPDAHDPSKRHAPSMLTTDLALRFDPAYEKISRRFYEHPDQFADAFAKAWFKLTHRDMGPRPRYLGPLVPKEPQIWQDPVPAVDHELIGEKDMAALAAKILASGLSISQLVTTAWASAASFRGSDKRGGANGARLRLAPQKDWEVNQPAELAKVLQKLEAIQKEFNAAQSNGNKGKKVSLADLIVLAGCAAVKEAAKKAGHDVKVPFTPGRTDASPEQTDVHSFTVMEPVADGFRNYIRGKQPLSAEELLIDRAQLLKLTAPEMTVLLGGMRVLKANFMQSKHGVFTNRPETLTNDFFVNLLSMNTEWKPSQDSNGSGAVYEGRDRKSGEIKWTGTRVDLVFGSNSQLRAIAEVYASDDSKEVFVKDFVAAWNKVMNLDRYDVVAVA, via the coding sequence ATGTCTGAAGACAAGCAAGTACTCGCTGGCGTTCCTGGCCCTGGAAATACGGAGCCGGAGGTATCAACCGAAGCCAAATGCCCGGTCATGCACGGGGCGCACTCGCACACAGTCACGGGCCCGCTATCGAATGAGCAATGGTGGCCCAATCAGCTGAACCTGAAGATGCTCCACCAGCACTCTTCTTTGTCGGATCCCATGGACAAGGAATTTAATTACGCGGAAGAATTCAAGAGCCTCGACCTGAATGCCGTGATCAAGGACCTGCATGCCTTGATGACAAATTCGCAGGACTGGTGGCCAGCCGACTTTGGCCACTACGGCGGGCTTTTCATTCGCATGGCGTGGCACAGCGCGGGGACGTACCGCATCCACGATGGTCGCGGCGGGGCAGGCTCCGGCCAACAACGTTTTGCGCCGCTCAACAGCTGGCCCGACAACGTGAATCTTGACAAGGCGCGCCGGTTGCTGTGGCCGATCAAGCAAAAATATGGCCGGAAGATTTCCTGGGCTGACCTTATGGTTCTCACCGGGAATGTCGCCCTTGAGTCGATGGGCTTCAAAACTTTCGGTTTCGGCGGCGGCCGCGCCGATGTCTGGGAGCCTGAAGAGTACGTCTACTGGGGGCCGGAAACCGAGTGGCTGGGGGACAAGCGCTACATAGGCGATCGTGAACTCGAGAATCCTCTCGGCGCGGTGCAGATGGGTTTGATTTACGTGAATCCGGAAGGTCCGAATGGCAAGCCGGATCCGGTCGCCGCGGCGCGGGATATCCGCGAGACATTCGCTCGCATGGCGATGAATGATGAGGAAACGGTTGCGCTCATTGCCGGCGGACACACGTTTGGCAAAACCCACGGTGCTGCCGATACCAAGAAGTATGTCGGCCCGGAGCCCGAAGGCGCCGCAATCGAGGATCAGGGGCTGGGTTGGAAGAACAGCTTTGGTAACGGCAACGGCGACCAGACGATCAGCAGCGGTCTGGAAGTCACCTGGACCACCACGCCCACAAAGTGGAGCAACAACTTCTTTACGAGCCTGTTCAGCTACGAATGGGAACTAACGAAGAGCCCGGCTGGCGCACAACAGTGGACACCGAAGAATGGCGCAGGCGCGGGTACCGTGCCTGACGCGCACGATCCTTCCAAGCGCCACGCGCCATCGATGTTGACCACGGACCTCGCCTTGCGGTTCGACCCGGCCTACGAAAAGATCTCGCGACGCTTTTACGAGCATCCAGATCAGTTCGCCGATGCTTTCGCCAAGGCATGGTTCAAGCTGACGCACCGCGACATGGGACCTCGCCCGCGCTACCTGGGTCCGCTCGTTCCAAAGGAGCCGCAGATCTGGCAAGACCCGGTTCCGGCCGTGGATCATGAATTGATCGGCGAGAAGGACATGGCTGCTCTGGCGGCCAAGATTCTTGCCTCCGGACTATCGATTTCCCAGCTGGTCACAACTGCATGGGCATCGGCGGCGAGCTTCCGCGGTTCCGACAAGCGTGGTGGGGCCAACGGGGCGCGCCTTCGCCTCGCGCCGCAAAAGGATTGGGAAGTGAACCAGCCCGCGGAACTGGCCAAGGTCCTCCAGAAGCTGGAGGCGATCCAAAAGGAGTTCAACGCCGCGCAGTCGAATGGGAATAAAGGGAAGAAGGTTTCGCTGGCGGACCTGATTGTTCTGGCAGGCTGCGCGGCCGTGAAAGAAGCTGCGAAAAAGGCGGGGCACGACGTGAAAGTTCCGTTCACGCCGGGACGTACCGACGCGTCGCCCGAGCAAACCGACGTGCACTCGTTCACGGTAATGGAACCGGTGGCAGACGGCTTCCGCAACTACATTCGCGGCAAACAGCCGCTGTCGGCGGAAGAGTTGCTGATCGATCGAGCGCAGTTGCTGAAACTGACCGCTCCGGAGATGACGGTTCTGCTCGGTGGCATGCGCGTGCTGAAGGCGAATTTCATGCAGTCCAAGCACGGCGTATTCACCAACCGGCCGGAGACGCTGACGAATGATTTCTTCGTCAACTTGCTCAGCATGAATACAGAGTGGAAGCCGTCGCAAGACTCCAACGGCTCTGGAGCAGTGTACGAGGGGCGTGACCGGAAATCGGGCGAAATCAAATGGACCGGCACCCGGGTCGACCTTGTCTTTGGTTCAAATTCTCAACTGCGGGCAATCGCGGAAGTCTATGCATCTGACGACTCGAAGGAAGTGTTTGTGAAGGACTTCGTGGCGGCATGGAACAAGGTGATGAACCTTGATCGTTACGACGTAGTCGCGGTCGCCTAG
- a CDS encoding type II toxin-antitoxin system VapC family toxin has protein sequence MSSVVLDASAVMAVLNRELGAAKLPPSLLSKSVCSTVNLAEVQSKLVERGIQPDDAWAAALSPINESLAFSPEQAKTAGSLIAQTRPLGLSLGDRACLALALSLNAPVYTADRSWKNLKVGVRIHVIR, from the coding sequence ATGAGTAGCGTCGTGCTGGACGCCTCCGCGGTGATGGCTGTGCTCAATCGGGAACTGGGGGCCGCCAAGCTGCCACCCAGCCTGTTGAGCAAATCGGTATGTAGCACTGTGAACCTGGCCGAAGTGCAGAGCAAACTCGTCGAACGAGGAATTCAGCCGGACGATGCATGGGCAGCGGCCCTCAGTCCGATCAACGAATCACTCGCCTTCAGCCCAGAGCAGGCGAAGACCGCGGGGAGCCTGATCGCACAGACTCGTCCGCTGGGCCTGTCGCTGGGCGACCGGGCATGTTTGGCGCTGGCGCTCTCGTTGAACGCTCCCGTATACACTGCCGACCGGTCGTGGAAGAACCTGAAAGTGGGGGTTCGGATACACGTGATCCGGTGA
- a CDS encoding HypC/HybG/HupF family hydrogenase formation chaperone: MCLAVPGRVIEIMDEGDVSFRRGRVDFGGIRKDVNLAYVPEAEIGKYVLVHVGFAISVIDEAEAQRVFRYLEELGGLQEELGEIPQ; this comes from the coding sequence ATGTGTCTTGCAGTTCCAGGCCGCGTGATTGAAATCATGGACGAGGGCGATGTTTCTTTTCGCCGCGGCAGAGTCGACTTCGGCGGCATCCGCAAAGACGTCAATCTTGCCTACGTCCCGGAGGCGGAAATCGGAAAATATGTTCTCGTGCACGTGGGATTCGCCATCAGCGTAATTGATGAGGCCGAAGCCCAGCGCGTTTTCAGATACCTCGAAGAACTCGGGGGATTGCAGGAGGAACTCGGTGAAATTCCTCAGTGA
- a CDS encoding PPOX class F420-dependent oxidoreductase has translation MPSQIPAPIQGQKYISLTTFRKTGAGVATPVWFGEEDGKLYVMTRSDMGKTKRIRNNPQVRVAPCTIRGKVTGPEFAALARILPSDEHARARITINHKYWAARLPLVWARTDTYIEISFD, from the coding sequence ATGCCAAGCCAGATTCCTGCGCCGATTCAAGGCCAAAAATACATTTCGCTCACCACCTTTCGCAAAACCGGAGCGGGAGTCGCAACACCCGTCTGGTTCGGAGAAGAAGACGGAAAGCTCTACGTGATGACGCGCAGCGATATGGGCAAAACCAAGCGGATTCGCAATAATCCGCAGGTGCGCGTCGCCCCGTGCACCATCCGCGGAAAGGTCACAGGACCGGAGTTTGCTGCCCTAGCGCGTATTCTCCCGTCCGACGAGCACGCGCGCGCCCGAATCACGATCAACCACAAGTACTGGGCCGCCCGCCTTCCCTTGGTCTGGGCCCGGACGGATACTTATATCGAAATCAGCTTCGATTGA
- a CDS encoding AbrB/MazE/SpoVT family DNA-binding domain-containing protein — translation MNPEARLKVNENGRVVIPAPFRKALGINPGDVIVLRMEDDELRITTLKRRIERAQRHVRKYVKPGVSLVDELIADRRREARNE, via the coding sequence ATGAACCCAGAGGCCAGACTTAAGGTGAATGAGAACGGGCGGGTCGTTATTCCCGCGCCTTTCCGCAAAGCGCTGGGCATCAATCCCGGCGACGTAATTGTATTGCGCATGGAAGATGACGAATTGCGCATCACCACTTTGAAACGGCGCATTGAGCGGGCGCAGAGGCATGTTCGCAAATACGTGAAGCCAGGGGTGTCGCTGGTCGACGAATTGATTGCGGATCGGCGCCGCGAGGCGCGGAATGAGTAG
- a CDS encoding amino acid permease: MSLAHKDAEPQLYRGLTLAHTVSLIVGTVIGTGVFLKAAVMAQSVGSPGLVLWAWVLAGLLSMAGALTYAELGGLLPHAGGEYVYLLEAYGEGPAFLFGWMRLVMGSAGSIASLAVGFATFLAAILPINYVWSEYNYHAFGQTLVWRFGTQQVLAVGVIILLSALNCGRVVLGGQVQLWVTILKVAGIAVIVGGILLFSKGGTVAHLASPAGGGTGVGFWHGVAPFGTAMLAALWAYEGWNQMPMVAGEVQNPRRNVPRGLIIGTAIIVVVYCLANFSYFYALPFSEVLSSNSSSYRDALPVAAKAAQTFLARYGATLVSIVFVLSTLGALNGTILSSARVPYAMARDRLFFAPFGRLNPATQVPVFSIVVQGVWASLLAISGTYDQLTDCVVFASWIFYALVTTAVFALRRKMPHAERPYKTMAYPFLPLVFVLVAAWLVWNTIHTRPLESTVGLGLIAAGLPLYFYFRKSRMGSGSNSGPV, encoded by the coding sequence ATGAGCCTTGCACATAAGGACGCCGAACCACAGCTCTATCGCGGACTCACCCTCGCCCATACTGTCTCGCTGATTGTGGGTACGGTCATCGGCACCGGAGTTTTTCTCAAAGCTGCTGTTATGGCTCAGTCCGTGGGTTCGCCGGGCCTCGTGCTCTGGGCGTGGGTTCTCGCTGGTCTTCTTTCGATGGCGGGAGCGCTCACTTACGCCGAATTGGGCGGGCTGCTGCCACATGCTGGCGGCGAATATGTTTATTTGCTCGAAGCGTATGGCGAGGGTCCGGCGTTTCTGTTTGGATGGATGCGGCTAGTCATGGGATCGGCCGGATCGATTGCCAGTCTCGCGGTTGGCTTTGCCACTTTTCTGGCTGCGATCTTGCCTATCAACTACGTCTGGAGCGAATACAACTATCACGCTTTTGGTCAGACGCTGGTTTGGCGATTCGGCACGCAGCAGGTGCTGGCGGTGGGCGTGATCATTCTGCTCTCGGCGTTGAATTGTGGACGCGTGGTGTTGGGCGGGCAGGTGCAACTCTGGGTGACCATTCTCAAAGTTGCGGGAATCGCTGTCATCGTCGGCGGCATTCTGCTGTTCTCGAAGGGTGGCACGGTGGCCCATCTGGCGAGTCCAGCGGGCGGCGGAACTGGCGTTGGCTTTTGGCATGGCGTCGCTCCCTTCGGCACCGCGATGCTGGCAGCGCTCTGGGCTTACGAAGGCTGGAATCAGATGCCGATGGTAGCCGGCGAGGTGCAAAATCCCAGGCGGAATGTGCCGCGGGGGTTGATTATCGGTACCGCGATCATCGTTGTCGTGTACTGCCTGGCCAACTTTTCCTATTTTTACGCGCTGCCTTTTTCTGAGGTTCTAAGCTCGAATTCCAGCAGCTATCGCGACGCGCTGCCGGTTGCGGCCAAGGCGGCGCAGACTTTTCTGGCTCGCTATGGCGCGACTTTGGTATCGATTGTGTTTGTGCTTTCTACACTGGGCGCGTTGAATGGGACAATTCTGTCTTCGGCCCGGGTGCCTTATGCCATGGCTCGAGATCGGCTGTTCTTCGCTCCGTTTGGCCGCCTCAATCCAGCCACGCAAGTGCCGGTATTTTCGATTGTGGTGCAGGGCGTTTGGGCCAGTCTGCTGGCTATCTCGGGAACCTACGATCAGCTTACCGACTGTGTGGTTTTCGCTTCATGGATTTTCTACGCGCTGGTAACGACGGCGGTGTTCGCACTTCGCCGCAAGATGCCGCATGCTGAACGGCCATATAAGACGATGGCGTATCCATTCTTGCCGCTGGTGTTCGTGCTGGTTGCCGCGTGGCTGGTGTGGAATACGATTCATACGCGGCCACTCGAATCGACGGTGGGTTTGGGGCTGATCGCGGCGGGGCTTCCGCTCTACTTCTATTTTCGAAAGTCGCGCATGGGATCGGGTTCCAACTCCGGCCCAGTGTAG
- the hypE gene encoding hydrogenase expression/formation protein HypE yields the protein MTIKAMTEFNLSCPVPKVADDRIVLAHGGGGRLTHQLIEKIFLPAFGNPVLESRHDGAVLTPAGLRTGSQLAFTTDSFVVRPLIFPGGDIGDLAVNGTVNDLAMCGARPLYLSAGFILEEGLDMETLRIVVSSMQKAAADGGVQLVTGDTKVVDKGKGDGIFVNTSGIGLIDVNVKGTIGPAAVQVGDAVIVSGDLGRHGIAILSVREGLEFESPILSDTACLWPAVEALLNAGIEIHCLRDLTRGGLATTLNEIAGDRNVCIKLNEALIPVQETVQSACEILGLDPLYVANEGRFAVFVPAAQTDAALKVMEKIAVSEGSVCVGRVEERPGRTVLLQSRIGGNRVVDMLSGEQLPRIC from the coding sequence ATGACCATCAAAGCAATGACCGAGTTCAACCTGAGCTGTCCGGTACCCAAAGTCGCTGACGACCGCATCGTCCTGGCGCACGGCGGCGGGGGGCGGCTCACGCATCAGCTCATCGAAAAGATTTTCCTGCCTGCGTTCGGCAATCCTGTGCTCGAATCGCGGCACGATGGGGCGGTGCTGACCCCCGCGGGATTAAGGACCGGATCGCAACTAGCTTTCACTACGGATTCCTTTGTCGTGCGCCCGCTGATTTTTCCCGGCGGCGATATCGGCGATCTTGCAGTGAACGGGACCGTCAATGATCTTGCCATGTGCGGAGCACGGCCTTTGTATCTGAGCGCCGGGTTCATTCTCGAGGAAGGCCTCGATATGGAGACCCTGCGCATTGTGGTCTCGTCCATGCAAAAAGCTGCGGCTGACGGAGGCGTACAGTTGGTGACCGGCGACACGAAAGTCGTCGACAAAGGCAAAGGAGACGGTATCTTCGTCAACACTTCCGGCATCGGATTGATTGACGTGAACGTGAAGGGAACGATCGGCCCGGCTGCGGTGCAAGTGGGCGACGCGGTCATCGTCAGCGGCGACCTTGGCCGCCACGGCATCGCCATTTTGTCGGTAAGAGAAGGGCTGGAGTTCGAGTCGCCCATCCTGAGCGATACGGCTTGCTTGTGGCCTGCGGTCGAGGCACTGCTAAATGCTGGAATCGAAATTCACTGCTTGCGCGACCTGACTCGCGGCGGTCTGGCCACAACTTTGAACGAGATTGCTGGCGACCGAAATGTTTGCATCAAGCTGAATGAGGCGCTGATTCCAGTACAGGAAACAGTGCAGAGCGCATGCGAGATTCTCGGGCTCGATCCGCTCTATGTTGCGAATGAAGGGCGCTTCGCAGTATTCGTTCCGGCGGCGCAGACGGATGCGGCGCTGAAAGTTATGGAGAAGATTGCGGTCTCAGAAGGCTCGGTATGTGTTGGGAGAGTCGAAGAAAGGCCCGGACGGACGGTGCTGCTGCAAAGCCGCATCGGCGGCAATCGCGTGGTGGACATGCTGAGCGGGGAACAACTGCCGAGAATCTGCTAG
- a CDS encoding AAA family ATPase, translating to MRKWMKDRLQRRKKKAPEQGSQPTPPPLQPAYFDAEAPVAESGVVESPRESNPEESIPPDYEVPVAAEPEFEGRPPREGSANAPELPRPAANADGPRGRGRRRRGGRGRGGRGREQAVAQAFTPAAVKGIVPGLEGSEAVAPEELREAAEDATTQDGPQVAEPQAQVAQASRVPVAVAATPVRPPKGIVVLAIGLPGSGKSSWFKRHSVVPLSSDMVRSLLFDDVREQRFQDLVFSNLRSMLKARLIAKRPMNYVDATNLTPQERQHWIKLAKDYNYEVHAVFFDVPLEVCLDRHQRRDRVVPEDIMRRMAAKLKAPSFDEGFAKITVVRVKKKE from the coding sequence ATGCGTAAATGGATGAAAGATCGGTTGCAGCGCCGCAAGAAGAAAGCCCCCGAACAGGGAAGTCAGCCGACGCCTCCTCCGTTGCAGCCCGCGTATTTCGATGCGGAAGCTCCGGTGGCAGAGTCAGGTGTTGTTGAGTCGCCTCGCGAGTCGAATCCTGAAGAGTCGATTCCGCCCGACTACGAAGTTCCGGTGGCGGCGGAACCTGAATTTGAAGGACGACCCCCACGCGAAGGATCCGCTAACGCTCCTGAGCTTCCCCGTCCTGCCGCCAATGCTGACGGCCCGCGGGGACGCGGTCGCCGCCGCCGGGGAGGGCGCGGGCGAGGGGGACGCGGTCGCGAACAAGCCGTGGCTCAGGCCTTCACGCCGGCCGCGGTGAAGGGGATTGTTCCTGGCCTGGAGGGATCCGAAGCAGTTGCGCCGGAAGAACTGCGAGAAGCAGCGGAAGATGCGACAACACAGGACGGGCCACAGGTCGCCGAACCCCAGGCTCAGGTTGCGCAAGCTTCTCGCGTGCCCGTTGCCGTGGCCGCCACGCCGGTTCGGCCCCCGAAAGGGATTGTAGTGTTGGCCATTGGACTTCCGGGTTCGGGTAAGAGTTCATGGTTCAAGCGCCACAGCGTCGTCCCGCTCTCCAGCGATATGGTGCGGTCGCTTCTGTTTGACGATGTTCGTGAGCAACGCTTTCAGGATCTCGTCTTCTCGAATCTGCGTTCCATGCTCAAGGCGCGCCTTATCGCCAAGCGCCCTATGAATTATGTGGATGCCACGAACCTGACGCCGCAGGAGCGCCAGCACTGGATCAAACTGGCCAAGGATTACAACTACGAAGTACACGCCGTATTTTTCGACGTGCCGCTGGAAGTTTGCCTGGATCGCCATCAACGCCGCGATCGCGTAGTGCCGGAAGACATCATGCGCCGGATGGCGGCAAAGCTGAAAGCGCCGTCGTTCGACGAAGGTTTCGCCAAAATCACGGTGGTGCGCGTGAAGAAGAAAGAATAG
- a CDS encoding transcriptional repressor — MQLSHPQFRELAWKHGMAATHQRKIIYEAVVAAPGHYSPEQIYDVVKRRIPSVSLATIYNNLRLFVEKGLLREVSPHASTLRVDGNLESHHHLVCTRCKSVQDIAGDFVDYKRLARQAPGGFDLSQPLIEVFGLCQRCRTKT, encoded by the coding sequence ATGCAGTTGAGTCACCCGCAGTTTCGGGAGCTGGCCTGGAAGCATGGCATGGCCGCCACGCACCAGCGCAAGATCATCTACGAAGCTGTCGTGGCTGCCCCTGGACACTATTCGCCTGAACAAATCTACGACGTGGTCAAGCGGCGCATACCCTCGGTTTCTTTGGCCACGATCTACAATAATTTGCGGCTGTTCGTGGAAAAGGGATTGTTGCGGGAGGTTTCGCCGCATGCCTCCACCTTGCGTGTTGACGGCAACCTTGAATCCCATCATCACCTGGTCTGCACGCGGTGCAAGTCAGTGCAGGACATTGCGGGTGACTTCGTTGACTACAAACGGCTAGCTCGGCAGGCGCCGGGCGGCTTTGATTTATCGCAGCCGCTGATCGAGGTATTCGGCCTCTGTCAGCGCTGTAGAACCAAAACCTAA